The following are encoded in a window of Ruminiclostridium herbifermentans genomic DNA:
- a CDS encoding trans-sulfuration enzyme family protein, giving the protein MTYNFSTKCIYGNNDATSCDKSGAISFPIYQTATFAHPGVGNSTGYDYSRLQNPTREQLEKVVCSLENGYDALAFSSGMAALTALMELFSPGDHIISGNDLYGGSIRLFNNINNKNLLKFDFIDTSKEDIEKYITPSTKAIYVETPTNPMMNVTDISKVAAIAKKYNILFIVDNTFLSPYFQNPIDLGADIVVHSGTKFLGGHNDTLAGFIVVNNEELSEKLRFILKTVGSGLAPFDSWLILRGIKTLAIRMERQQQNAIAIAQWLKANSKVKNVYYPGLPDHPGYEISKNQSRGFGSMLTFEVENSEIALHILSSVKLIQFAESLGGVETLITYPMTQTHADVPKDVREKNGITDNILRLSIGIEDVNDLINDLSQAL; this is encoded by the coding sequence ATGACTTATAATTTTTCAACAAAATGTATTTATGGCAATAATGATGCTACTTCCTGTGATAAATCAGGTGCTATTAGTTTTCCTATTTACCAAACTGCTACCTTTGCACATCCTGGTGTAGGAAATAGTACAGGTTATGATTATAGCAGATTGCAAAATCCAACCAGAGAACAGCTTGAGAAAGTTGTCTGTTCATTGGAAAATGGCTATGATGCTCTTGCTTTTTCAAGTGGTATGGCAGCTCTTACAGCACTTATGGAATTATTTAGTCCTGGTGACCATATCATATCTGGCAATGATTTATACGGTGGTTCTATTCGTTTATTTAATAATATTAATAATAAAAATCTTCTTAAATTTGACTTTATAGATACTAGTAAGGAAGATATAGAAAAATATATTACCCCATCAACAAAAGCCATTTATGTTGAGACACCTACAAATCCAATGATGAATGTTACTGATATTAGTAAAGTAGCAGCAATAGCTAAAAAGTATAATATATTATTTATTGTAGATAATACTTTCCTGTCTCCATATTTTCAGAATCCAATTGATTTAGGAGCTGATATTGTTGTTCACAGCGGCACAAAGTTTCTTGGCGGACATAATGATACGTTAGCTGGATTCATAGTTGTAAATAATGAGGAATTATCAGAAAAATTAAGGTTCATACTTAAAACCGTGGGTTCAGGTTTAGCTCCTTTTGATAGTTGGTTAATTTTAAGAGGTATTAAAACTTTAGCAATTAGAATGGAGCGCCAGCAGCAAAATGCTATTGCTATCGCTCAATGGTTAAAAGCTAATTCTAAGGTGAAGAATGTGTATTATCCTGGGCTTCCTGACCATCCCGGATATGAAATCAGTAAAAATCAATCTCGAGGCTTTGGAAGCATGCTGACCTTTGAAGTTGAAAATTCAGAAATTGCTTTGCACATATTGAGCTCAGTTAAATTAATTCAGTTTGCCGAAAGCTTGGGTGGTGTTGAAACCTTAATTACTTATCCAATGACGCAGACACATGCTGATGTTCCAAAAGACGTTCGAGAAAAAAATGGTATTACTGATAATATTTTAAGACTTTCAATTGGAATTGAAGATGTTAATGACTTAATAAATGATTTATCTCAAGCACTATAA
- a CDS encoding RrF2 family transcriptional regulator, which yields MKISTKGRYALRLMLDMALHNNGDLVRIKDVAARQDISDKYLEQIISALNKAGYVKSVRGPQGGYRLTKDPEEYTVGMILRITEGSLAPVACLEGDVNECTRNAGCATLLLWKKLDEAIKGVVDTVTIADLVRWQESTTDNYNI from the coding sequence ATGAAAATATCTACAAAAGGAAGATATGCCTTAAGACTAATGTTGGATATGGCATTGCATAATAATGGAGATTTAGTGAGAATTAAGGATGTGGCAGCAAGGCAGGATATTTCTGACAAATATTTAGAGCAAATTATTTCTGCTTTAAATAAAGCCGGATATGTAAAAAGTGTGAGAGGTCCGCAAGGAGGATATCGCTTAACTAAGGATCCTGAAGAATATACTGTTGGCATGATACTTCGTATAACTGAAGGAAGTCTGGCACCAGTAGCTTGTCTGGAAGGTGACGTAAACGAGTGTACAAGAAATGCTGGTTGTGCTACTCTTTTGCTTTGGAAAAAGCTTGATGAAGCTATTAAGGGCGTTGTTGATACAGTTACAATTGCAGATTTAGTAAGATGGCAGGAGAGTACAACTGATAATTATAACATATAA
- a CDS encoding GGDEF domain-containing protein: MNANPTFYDKWRKMLIKHCLIIACIVFISEIIISVFYYIAGLFVLPLPLVISCYIILPSIINFTAVAAGRHIILSAKYNENIKNYAAILVLCILCACVQCVHYRFPAVMCVFCVPIFLSILFQSKALVRLVHILSSFFIILSGVIANFGTRKDDPYLIFDCVVAAIVVACSYIVSKILIQYEKHRTEYVKFCYTKQMELSEQLKYDLLTGLYNYNAFFEILKLKRSSTCSRLQLVVIDLDDFKYINDTYGHIQGNEVLIYISYLLKKYTSNIGYPARYGGEEFVVLFQDISIDEAFNIMEKVRKEFSEHYFEFSQGCKFTFSCGLAENNGELTSPQELFDNADRAMYLAKRSGKNKTVIAPKKYSMSVNKAL; this comes from the coding sequence ATGAATGCCAATCCGACTTTTTATGATAAGTGGAGAAAAATGCTAATTAAGCACTGTTTAATTATAGCATGTATTGTGTTTATATCAGAAATTATAATATCTGTATTTTATTATATAGCTGGTTTGTTTGTATTACCACTGCCTTTAGTTATTTCTTGTTATATAATTCTTCCCAGTATTATCAATTTCACTGCTGTAGCAGCAGGACGACACATTATTTTATCTGCAAAATACAATGAAAATATAAAAAATTATGCTGCAATTTTAGTTTTATGTATTCTATGTGCGTGTGTGCAATGTGTACATTACAGATTTCCAGCTGTAATGTGCGTTTTTTGTGTACCAATTTTTTTATCTATACTATTCCAAAGTAAGGCATTGGTTAGACTAGTACATATACTTAGCAGTTTTTTTATTATATTATCGGGAGTAATTGCAAACTTTGGAACAAGGAAAGATGATCCATATTTAATTTTTGACTGTGTGGTTGCTGCAATTGTGGTGGCTTGTTCCTATATTGTAAGTAAAATATTAATACAATATGAAAAGCATAGAACTGAGTATGTTAAGTTTTGTTATACAAAGCAAATGGAACTAAGCGAGCAATTAAAGTATGATTTGCTTACGGGTTTATATAATTATAATGCATTCTTTGAAATATTAAAATTAAAACGTAGTAGTACTTGCAGCCGTTTGCAGCTAGTGGTAATAGATTTGGATGATTTTAAATATATAAACGATACATATGGGCATATACAAGGAAATGAAGTACTGATTTATATTTCATACTTATTAAAAAAATATACTTCAAATATAGGGTATCCTGCAAGATACGGCGGAGAAGAGTTCGTTGTATTATTTCAAGATATATCAATTGATGAAGCATTTAATATAATGGAAAAAGTTAGAAAAGAATTTTCAGAACATTATTTTGAGTTTTCACAAGGTTGCAAGTTTACTTTTAGCTGCGGATTAGCTGAGAATAATGGAGAATTAACCTCACCTC